One region of Skermanella mucosa genomic DNA includes:
- the mtnK gene encoding S-methyl-5-thioribose kinase, whose product MTLDTETPTNRPPTNRLLETPPGYRALDDAGLPAYLAGIGAVASRLGGGPADWQVREVGDGNLNLVFIVTGPGGGVAVKQALPYVRLVGESWPLPLSRAFFEHEALTAQRAAAPAQTPELFHYDHEMALTVMELLRPHIIMRKGLAAGIRYPRFAGDIAYFMAHTLFGTSDLALPAADKKRRMAVFCGNTALCRITEDLIFTDPYRVAELNRWTSPQLDGIAAEFRADTAAKAAVSELKGKFLTCAEAMIHGDLHTGSIMVTESDTRVIDPEFAFYGPMGFDVGAVLGNLLLAFFAQAGHETASDRRDGYRAWILDQVREVWTRFEATFLELWRERPTGDLYPAGLFADAAGQAELERVRTAYMARLFSDSVGFAAAKMIRRILGLAHVEELETIADPDLRAACETRALRLARDMLVNRSRYPAIGDVTAAASSLLGKLD is encoded by the coding sequence GTGACGCTGGATACCGAAACCCCGACGAATCGCCCCCCGACGAATCGCCTCCTGGAGACCCCGCCCGGATACCGCGCCCTGGACGATGCCGGCCTGCCCGCGTACCTGGCAGGCATCGGCGCCGTCGCCTCCCGCCTGGGCGGCGGCCCCGCCGACTGGCAGGTCCGCGAGGTCGGCGACGGCAACCTGAACCTGGTGTTCATCGTCACCGGCCCGGGCGGCGGGGTCGCGGTCAAGCAGGCCCTGCCCTATGTGCGGCTGGTCGGCGAGAGCTGGCCGCTGCCGCTGAGCCGGGCCTTCTTCGAGCACGAGGCGCTGACGGCGCAGCGCGCCGCGGCGCCGGCGCAGACACCCGAACTGTTCCATTACGATCACGAAATGGCCCTGACGGTGATGGAGCTGCTGCGGCCGCACATCATCATGCGGAAGGGTCTGGCGGCCGGCATCCGCTACCCGCGATTCGCCGGCGACATAGCATATTTCATGGCCCATACGCTGTTCGGCACCTCGGACCTGGCGCTGCCCGCCGCCGACAAGAAGCGGCGGATGGCGGTGTTCTGCGGCAATACCGCCCTGTGCCGGATCACCGAGGACCTGATCTTCACCGATCCCTACCGGGTGGCCGAGCTGAACCGCTGGACCTCCCCCCAACTCGACGGGATCGCCGCCGAGTTCCGCGCCGACACGGCCGCCAAGGCCGCCGTTTCGGAGTTGAAAGGGAAGTTCCTGACCTGTGCCGAGGCGATGATCCACGGCGACCTGCACACCGGGTCGATCATGGTGACCGAGTCGGACACCCGGGTGATCGACCCGGAATTCGCTTTCTACGGTCCCATGGGGTTCGACGTCGGGGCGGTGCTCGGCAACCTGCTGCTGGCCTTCTTCGCCCAGGCCGGCCATGAGACCGCCTCCGACCGGCGCGACGGTTACCGGGCCTGGATCCTCGACCAGGTGCGGGAGGTCTGGACCCGCTTCGAGGCGACTTTCCTGGAGCTGTGGCGGGAGCGCCCGACCGGCGACCTCTATCCGGCCGGCCTGTTCGCCGATGCCGCCGGGCAGGCGGAGCTGGAACGGGTCCGGACCGCCTACATGGCGCGGCTGTTCTCCGATTCGGTGGGATTCGCCGCCGCCAAGATGATCCGGCGAATCCTGGGCCTCGCCCATGTCGAGGAGTTGGAGACCATCGCCGATCCGGACCTGCGCGCGGCCTGCGAAACCCGGGCGCTTCGGCTGGCACGCGACATGCTGGTCAACCGGAGCCGCTATCCCGCGATCGGCGACGTCACCGCCGCGGCATCCTCGCTTCTGGGGAAATTGGATTAG